Proteins from one Palaemon carinicauda isolate YSFRI2023 chromosome 26, ASM3689809v2, whole genome shotgun sequence genomic window:
- the LOC137619807 gene encoding putative CENPB DNA-binding domain-containing protein 1, with the protein MEIEHEIIEKHESSVRVNIMARQYERSTSTICTTLKQNDAINSIKPSKGLTILSKLRSNIHVKMKRLLLIWIKEKQLAGDSVSETIICQKSSRIYDDFEMKQATERGVTLTPVEAFKASRGWLDEFKKRSGINLVVRHRMQQGLTQKSRQTSS; encoded by the coding sequence ATGGAGATAGAgcatgaaataatagaaaaacatgagagtagtgtaagagtgaatataatggctcgccaatatgagaggagtacatcaacaatatgtaccaccCTCAAGCAGAATGATGCCATAAACAGCATCAAGCCTTCCAAGGGTTTAACTATTCTTTCCAAGCTGCGCAGTAACATCCATGTCAAGATGAAGAGGCTTcttttgatatggataaaggagaaacagttggcaggAGATAGCGTGTCTGAGACTATCATATGTCAAAAGTCTagcagaatctacgatgacttTGAAATGAAGCAAGCAACCGAGAGAGGGGTGACTTTGACGCCAGTGGAAGCCTTCAAAGCCAGCCGTGGCTGGTTAGATGAATTCAAAAAACGGTCTGGGATAAACTTGGTTGTGAGGCATAGGATGCAGCAAGGTCTGACTCAAAAGTCGAGACAAACTTCGTCATAA